One Pyrus communis chromosome 13, drPyrComm1.1, whole genome shotgun sequence genomic window carries:
- the LOC137712029 gene encoding NAC transcription factor 29-like gives MIISSKQLPVGFRFMPTDEELVTHYLMNKVLYRPVPAAQEIREIDVARFYSNHPKNLVTFSCGEREWFFFIHQGESSHASQTRSSIRVVGNGLGFWKPEYGSETPICDEDGSFFASKISLTYFSGRSASHAKRTHWKMVEYYLHEHDHVESNTEEKYQVRRREWILGRMIRGTDYTGF, from the exons ATGATCATCAGCTCGAAACAGCTGCCGGTCGGGTTTAGGTTTATGCCAACAGACGAAGAGTTGGTCACTCACTATCTGATGAACAAGGTGTTGTATCGGCCTGTGCCAGCTGCTCAGGAAATCCGAGAGATCGATGTGGCTCGATTCTACAGCAACCATCCTAAGAATCTAG TGACTTTCTCCTGCGGGGAGAGAGAGTGGTTTTTCTTCATCCATCAAGGTGAAAGCAGTCATGCATCCCAAACCAGAAGCAGTATTCGAGTAGTTGGaaatggtttagggttttggaaaCCCGAGTACGGATCAGAAACTCCCATCTGCGATGAGGATGGAAGTTTCTTTGCCTCCAAGATCTCTCTCACTTACTTCTCGGGAAGAAGTGCTTCGCATGCAAAGAGAACACATTGGAAAATGGTGGAGTACTATTTACATGAACATGATCACGTCGAGTCTAACACAGAAGAAAAGTACCAAG TTCGGAGAAGAGAGTGGATATTGGGCCGAATGATAAGAGGAACGGATTACACTGGATTTTGa